AGAGATTCCGCAGGATGTAAGGCGCAGTATCCTGTGGACGAGCTGAGGCTGGAATACTGGAAGAAACAGTTTTACCGCATGACGCCGTATGCGGAACCGATGTTATCCCCTTCGAGCAGCACTTTTTTTACTTTTCTCTGCAGAGAGGTATCTTCTTTAAGCTTGCGGCAGTCCGTTTCTGCGGATACGTGAAACAGCCATTGGATAAATTCCCTATCGTCGGGGTTCGTGCTGATAAGGTCGAACCGGCGCTGGAATTTCCGGATATTGGAGCTTTCATCCAGCAGGGCGCCAAGCTTTGGCGATAGCAGCCAGGAATCGCAGGTATACCGGCAGCCGGTATATTCCGGATAGTATTTTTTGCAAAATTCGACTGACTGGCGCAGGGATTCCTCCACAGATGCATCACGGAAATCCGCATCGGAGGGAATGTGGACTGCGATTGCCGGTTTGTTTTCATAACGGGTCCACTCGTACTCAAGAGCACCAATCCGGAATAAGGTCATGGAAAGCTGACGGTATGTCCACCAGCCGCGGTCAAACGCATATCTTCCCGTTTCGGCGTAACATTCACCGATAAATCTGGTAAAGCATTTCATGGTATCCACGTAAATTTCATCGGGGATATGTTTCTGCCTGTATTTTTCATAATCTCTTGCCGCACATTCCAGACTGCATGCAAGAAGAGAAAGATTATCCGGGTCTTCGCCGAAATAATTTTTCAGCTCTTCATAAGCTTCCGGGGCTGTCCGGATGTCCGTCAGCCGGTCAAGCTGGTCTGCCAGAACCGGAAAGTGGATGTTTTTTACAACGTCATAAAGTCTGCTGACGACTTCCTTCTGCAACTGAATTTTTCTGCACAATTCAAATAATTCCATTTTCTTCTCCTCCTGCCTTATTAAATAAAACCATTGTAGCATACAAAGTTTCTTCTGAAAACTCTTAATCGGGCTTCCATATGGATTGCAAGGCTGATTTTTTGCTGGTGGAGGAAGATAATTGTCGAAGCCATTGCGAAGGCGTACATCCCATATGGCGTTTGAAGGTCTCGATGAAGGACTTCACATTTGGAAAGCCGTTGTTCAGCGCGGCGTCCGAAAGGTTGACCGAGACGTTGCGTTTGATATCGTCAATACAATGCATAAGACGGATATCTTGAAGATATTGATAAAAATTGCAGCCGGCATTGTTTTTGAACATCCGGGACAAGTGCTCCGGGGTGTAATGAAATTGCTGTGCGATAGAGGACAGAGTAATAGAGTCCGCATAGTGTCTGTTCAGATATTGCAGAATCGGGCGGAGCTTCTCAAGGCTGTCGCTGTTTACCTTGCTGTCTTTGGCAGCGGACTGTATGCAATATTTTTTCAAAAGAACCATAAAATGAAAGACCTGCTCCATCCCTTCCAGACTTTCAAGAAGCTTCT
This is a stretch of genomic DNA from Marvinbryantia formatexigens DSM 14469. It encodes these proteins:
- a CDS encoding acyltransferase domain-containing protein; its protein translation is MELFELCRKIQLQKEVVSRLYDVVKNIHFPVLADQLDRLTDIRTAPEAYEELKNYFGEDPDNLSLLACSLECAARDYEKYRQKHIPDEIYVDTMKCFTRFIGECYAETGRYAFDRGWWTYRQLSMTLFRIGALEYEWTRYENKPAIAVHIPSDADFRDASVEESLRQSVEFCKKYYPEYTGCRYTCDSWLLSPKLGALLDESSNIRKFQRRFDLISTNPDDREFIQWLFHVSAETDCRKLKEDTSLQRKVKKVLLEGDNIGSAYGVMR
- a CDS encoding helix-turn-helix transcriptional regulator — encoded protein: MYELYEKEDYIFANVPVKVYFHSLKGENIYTYLHWHTSVEFNLTTSGRILTLISGKKREQMAGEWNVVNSGELHGNYWVQTNDFYEGFTVLFSKNLFDCWLGNDTRFQIPENEEARETIAKSILRFGELDNQKLLESLEGMEQVFHFMVLLKKYCIQSAAKDSKVNSDSLEKLRPILQYLNRHYADSITLSSIAQQFHYTPEHLSRMFKNNAGCNFYQYLQDIRLMHCIDDIKRNVSVNLSDAALNNGFPNVKSFIETFKRHMGCTPSQWLRQLSSSTSKKSALQSIWKPD